A window from Moritella yayanosii encodes these proteins:
- a CDS encoding ABC transporter permease, whose protein sequence is MMDVSQEDVNLPDNSKKGSRRLSTLRRGKYAAIVFLILFFVSLFAELIANDKPLLISYKGALFLPILVSYPETQFGGDFDSEADYTDPFLSEQIAKQGWALWPLVHYSYSTINYELSYPSPPTSENWLGLDDQGRDVFARLLYGIRISLGFSFFITVNIALLALVAGTLQGYFGGLVDLFGQRVSEIWGSVPVIFVVMIVSSLIQPSFFTLSMILALFGWHYLAQLVRAEVLRTRQLEYIQSALIVGVPDWRVIWRHIMPNALIATLSSLPFVFSGALGSLITLDFLGFGLPVGYPSLGELISQGKNNLHAPWLGLTGCGAILVIVTLVVLMSEAIQEWLSPYKDKDHAEG, encoded by the coding sequence ATGATGGATGTTAGCCAGGAGGATGTAAATTTACCTGATAATTCAAAGAAGGGCAGTCGTCGCCTGAGTACGCTAAGACGAGGTAAATATGCTGCGATTGTTTTTTTAATATTGTTCTTTGTTAGCCTGTTTGCAGAATTAATCGCGAATGATAAACCGCTACTTATTAGTTATAAGGGCGCGTTATTTTTGCCTATTTTAGTCAGTTATCCCGAAACTCAGTTTGGTGGCGATTTTGATTCAGAAGCAGACTATACCGATCCTTTTTTGAGTGAACAGATTGCAAAGCAAGGCTGGGCGTTATGGCCGCTTGTGCATTACAGCTACAGTACCATTAATTATGAGCTGAGTTATCCGTCACCTCCAACATCCGAAAACTGGTTAGGATTGGATGATCAGGGACGGGATGTTTTTGCTCGGCTTCTTTATGGCATACGTATTAGCCTTGGTTTCTCCTTCTTTATTACTGTCAATATTGCCTTGTTAGCATTAGTTGCAGGTACGTTACAGGGGTATTTTGGTGGGTTAGTCGATCTGTTTGGTCAGCGTGTTAGCGAAATTTGGGGCTCGGTTCCTGTGATTTTTGTGGTGATGATTGTATCGAGTCTTATTCAGCCGAGTTTCTTTACCTTAAGTATGATTTTGGCCTTGTTTGGTTGGCATTATTTAGCGCAGTTAGTTCGAGCCGAGGTATTAAGAACACGTCAGTTGGAATATATTCAGTCTGCACTTATTGTAGGTGTTCCTGATTGGCGGGTAATTTGGCGACACATTATGCCAAATGCACTTATTGCTACATTAAGTAGTTTACCGTTTGTATTTTCTGGGGCTTTAGGCTCGCTAATTACGTTAGATTTTCTGGGGTTCGGATTACCTGTCGGTTACCCTTCTTTGGGGGAGTTGATTTCGCAAGGTAAAAACAACTTGCACGCCCCTTGGTTAGGGTTAACGGGCTGTGGTGCTATTTTAGTCATTGTGACATTAGTGGTGCTGATGAGTGAAGCAATACAAGAATGGTTGAGCCCGTATAAGGATAAAGATCATGCTGAAGGTTGA